In the Candidatus Hydrogenedentota bacterium genome, ACGTGAGCGCACGCGCCAGCAAGCAACGCAATCCCTATGGCGAAAACCCGAAACTTCTGTGCTGTCACGTTCCCGCTCTCCGTCTTCGCGTTAACCCAACCGCCTGTTTTCTACTCACTGATCGTTCTTCCGCCCGCGCGGCGTCGATCCGCGTATTACCGCCGCGGGCTCCTCGGCAATCGTCTCCGAGAAATCGCGCAGATGCCGAACCGTTTGCCTCAGATCGACGACCGTATCCTCGATAATCGGCCTGTAATCGTTCAGGGCGTCGTTGGCCGTCTCGCCCAATCGCGCCGACTCATCCAGCGTGGCCTGAAGGCTCGCCGAAATCTCGTCAAGGTCTTCCGCAAGCTCGGCGACCCGATCCACGATCTTCGGCACCTTCTCCAGCGAGGCCTTCAGACTCTCCCGATTCTCACTGACCAACCCATTCAGTTGGGTAACCAGCTCGTTTGCAGAGTTTTCTATTTCCTGGACCCGCTTTATGGCCCCGTCGATCTCTTCGCGGTTCGAATCCACGATACCCCGCGCATCAGAAACCAGGCCTGTGCCTTCTTCGACGGCTTTGTCAAACCCTTCAAACAACTTGGCAACCGTGCTCGTCACCTCGCCGTCCTCGGCCTTCTCCTTGGCCTCCTGCACGCCCAGCAGGGCCTGCACATCGTCCAACACGTCCTTGATGCTGCCCGCCACCTGGCCCGCCTGGTTGAATAAATCGCCTTCACGCACCTTGATCTCGGCCCCGCTCGCCAGCTTCACCGACTCCGGCTCACCCGTGGCAATCTCGAGGTGTTTCTCCGCTGTCAACGTCGTTTGGCTCACATACGCCACCGAATCTACGTTTACCGGCAGATCCGGCGGCACCACCGCCTCCACCCGAATGTACGACAGCCGCTCTTTGTCCGGGACGATCGTGCGAACCCGGCCAACCTTCACCCCGCCGAACCGCACGTCTGCCCCCCGGTTCAAGCCCAGCGTGTCTTTGAAATAGCAGACGAACACCTGCTCGTTCTGCTTTGGACGGTATCCGTTAATCACCGCCAGGAACACAATGAACAGGCCGATACTCACCAGCACCAGCATGCCTGCCTTGATCTCGGTCGCCGTAAAATCGTGTTTGCGCGCGGGCATTGTAGATTGTTTCCCTACCGTTCCCTGTTTCCTACCGCTCGTACCGGCGCCTGCCCGCCGGTCCGTCTCTCTCCCTTACGGAGTCTTCGTCAACGACCGAATATACTCCTCCCGGTCGTCTCCTTCCTCTTCTGGGCGCCGCTCAAAGAACTGCCTCACAAACGGATGCTGCGACGCCTCCAGACTGGACAGCGCGCCCATCTCCACAATCCGTCCACCGTTCAACAGACACACCGTGTCTGCAATAAGCCGCACACTCGCAATCTCGTGCGTCACCACGACGCTCGTGAGATTAAATGTCTTCTGTAGATTGCGAATCAAGGCGTCCAATCCCGCCGCCACGATCGGGTCCAACCCCGCTGACGGTTCATCGTAGAAAATGACCATCGGATCCATCGCCATGGCCCGCGCCAGCCCTGCCCGCTTTTTCATGCCCCCGCTTAGTTCGGCGGGCAGATATTCCTCGAATCCGCCCAACCCCACCAGTTCGAGCTTAATCTTCGTCATAATCTCGATTGTCGACTCTTCCAGCTTCGTGTGCTCCCGCAACGGCAGCGCGACATTGTCTGCCAGCGACATGGAATTGAACAGCGCCGCCCCTTGAAAACACATCCCCATCTTTTTACGGACGTCAATGCGCTCTGTATCGCTCATTGCGGTGAAATCTTTGCCGTCGAACAAAATCCGGCCCGAATGCGGCCGCATCAGTCCGACCAGGTTCCGCAACAGCGTCGTCTTTCCGCACCCGCTGCCGCCGAGAATCACGAACACCTCGCCGCGTCGCACCTTGAACGAAATCCCGTCCAGCACGGTGCGCTCGCCGTATTTCACGACCAGGTCTTCCACCTCGATGATGTGTTCGGATTCGTTTGCCATGTCAGAAGAAGAAGACCGCGGTAAAGACGAGGTCGACTATGATGATGAAGAAGATCGACGTCACCACCGACGATGTGGTCATCCGCCCCACGCCCTCGGCCCCGCCTTCCACCTGAAACCCTCGATAAACGCCCACCCAGCAGATCACCAGCGCAAAGAAGATGCTCTTCGTGAATCCGGTCGCAAAATCCTTCATCGTCAGCGAACTAATCGTGTTCGCGATATACACGCCCGAATCGATCTTGAGTATGCCCACCGTAAGCGTGTATCCGCCGAGAATCATGATGAACGTCGCCAGCACCGTCAGACACGGTATCGCAAACAGCATCGCAATGAACTTCGGGGCGACAAGAAACTTCGTCGGATTCACCCCCATGACTTCCAGCGCGTCGATTTCCTCGGCGACCTTCATGGTTCCGATTTCCGCCGTGATAGCCGAACCGCTGCGGCCGGTCAGCAACACCGCCGTCATCAACGGAGCCAGTTCGCGCATGGCCGCCACCCCGACCAGATTTGCGATGTACTGCATCGCTCCAAATCGGGCGAGTTGATATGCCGACTGCATGGCAATGATCGCGCCCACCAGGAAACATATCAGCGCGACAATTGGCAGCGAATTGACTCCAAATTCGACAAAATGCGACACCGTGCTCCGCACCCGAAGCCCGCGGCCCCGCAACGGCTGAATCAGCACCCAATTCACCGTACCGACAATCAGCACCGACACCCGGCAGTAGGCGTGCAGCGCATTCAGCGTCACACGCCCCGTCGTCCCTACGACTACCGTCAGCGCCGTCATTCCGCGTTACTGTCTCCGTGCCTCATATACCTTGCGCCTCAAGCGTCTTCGCGGATTACAAACACGGAATCAAGCCGCGACAACTGCAACACCTTCAATACCGCTTGAGACGGCGCGAGCAAAACAAATTGCTTCTTCTTGTCGTTCGCGGCCCGGAACCCTTCCACCAGCGTCGCAACCCCCGAGCTGTCCATGTACGGGACCCCCTTCAGGTCGACATGAATATCTCCGTTGCCTTTCGCCGCCGCCTTCGTCACGGCATCCCGCAACCGCGGCGAACTGTACAAATCCACTTCGCCGCGCACGGTAATGACCGATTTCCCGCCTTCTTCCGTCTGGTGTATCTCAAGCTCCATGGTCACCGCATTTTGCTCGCGTCGACGCGCGCTGGACTCGCAACGTCACGCAGTTTCCTGTTTCTAAACCAGGACTGTAATTCACACTGTCGAACACGCGATACATCAACTGAACGCCAAGGCCGCCGCCATCCCGCGCGATCTCGTCCACGGTGCTCATCTCGCGGCGCGCGCAACGCTCCAGCGATACCGGATCGCCGCTGTCGCACAACCGAAATACGATGGCCTCATCGGTACATTGCATCGACAACTGCAGCCTGCCGTCCGGGCGCCCTCCGTACGAATGCCGGATAACGTTTGTGCATGCCTCGTCCACGCCCAGCACGATTTCCGACGCCCTCTCCGAATCCACGTCCGCTGACAGTAAATACGTCCGCACCAACGCCCGCACGGACCGTAGCAGCTTCGGGTCCGATGCCAACTCGATTCGGATGTCCTCACGTTCCACGCGCTCACCTACTCCGGGTGTTGAGGAATGCACCACGGGGTCGCCCTGCAATACCGGCTTTCGAGCGGCGCTACCCATCTGCCTTCCTCGGCGTTCTTACGCGCAACCGGTCACCCCTCATACTTTAACGCAATCATCGTGCAATCGTCATGCGGACCGTCGGGCTCGCAATACTCCAAAACCGCCATGTGCACGCGTTCCACCAACGACTTCGGCGACGCGCCTTGATTGTGCACAACTTCGCGCAGTTTCTCCATGCCAAACTCTTCCAACGCGCCGTCCTTGTCCACCGTCGAATTGGCGCGCGCTTCCAGAATTCCGTCCGTGTACAGAAGCACCGATTCTCCGGGTGACAACTGGTGCTCACTATCGGTCCAGTCCGCCTCCAACAACACGCCTACAGGCGGGCCGCTGGCGCCCGCAAACACCCGCACGCTGCCCCTTCCAATTGCCAATGCCGGATGGTGACCCGCATTGCAGCACCGCACGGTCCCGTTTCTCAGGTCGATCACCAGGTACGCCAGCGTACAGAAGGTCCCAAACCGGCTCCGGTCCACCAGCCCTTCGTTGAGCATCCTCAGCACCTTTGTTGGCGATGTCTCCTCCTTGGCGCATAGCCGGAACTCCGCCAGCAACTGCGCCATCGTCAACGCCGCAGGCACACCCTTCCCGCTGACATCGCCAATGAGTATCCCCACGTGGTCCGCATCCGGCCTCACGAAATCATAAAAATCTCCGCCGACCGTTTTCGCCGGACGCATCTCCCCATACACCGAAAACCGCTTGTCGTCCTCCGGCCAAGCATGAACCAGGAACCCATCTTGTATCGCCCACGCATGCTCGATTTCCTGGTCCGTCCGGTACTTATCCAGAATCTGACTGTGCATCCGCGCGTTCTCCAGTGCGAGCCCCGCGCTATTCCCGACGGCCGTCGAAAGCAGCATGTCTTCATGCGTGTACTGCTGATTCGCGCGGTCCGTGTCCATGTACAGAATCCCAAGAATTCCGAACTTGCCCCGAAGCGGCGCACAAATGATGGATCGCAAATGCAGCGATACGATGCTCTCGGAAGGGTTCACTTCGCCTGGGCCGCCCGTATCCTGAATGAGCAGACTCTCTCCTTGCGTAAGCACACGGTGCGCCACGGTACTGCTGATGCGAAAGTCCTTGTCCCTGACGTGCTTCAGCCTTCCATTCTCAATCGCGTGGAATTTCTTGCACTCCGGGCACGGCAGCAGTCCTTCCACGTCTTCTTCGGCGAAGACGATGACCCCCCGCTGCGCATCCACGGCCTTGATCGTCGTTTCCAGGATGCGGTCTACCAACGGACAGAGCTCGTAGTTGGAGGCGATCTCGCTCATCACCGAATACACGGCGCGCAACAGCTTCTCGGAACGATCTTCCTTCGTCGGATGCGCCCCGCTGTCTTTCCAGTCGACCATCGATTCCTGGATCATCGTGGTCGAACCCAGCCCTTCTTCGTCCCCTCCCGACTTGACTTCGAATTCGATGACCGCTTCGCCGATTTGCAGCTTATCCCCGTGCTTGAGCTCCCCCTCGCCCAACTCGACGCCGTTGTACAACGTCCCGTTTGTACTGCCGAGGTCCTTCCAACGGTAGACCCCTTTGTAATAACTGATGCGCACATGACGCCGCGATGCCGCCGCATCGTCAATCACACACCCGCAATCGATCGACCGGCCCACGGTAATACTCGCGCCAACGGGTATCCGGCGGATGTCTCCCCGCGCCGAGCGGCATACCAAGAACGCTTGTTGCACTTCGCGTACCCTCTTGAACAATACCCTGCCGTCAAAAGCATACGCGTCCGCCCGTTCGGCCTCAACTACAAATTAGTGAACTGTCTAAGAACATAGGGGCAAGGGAGCGGTCACCAACAGGGCTTTCTAGACTTGACCCACTTCCACGTATCCATCCACCGTCACTTCGGCTCGGTAGGCCACGTCAGACGTCGGGGGACCGCTATAGCTTACCGTGTACTCAAGTTTCGGGCATATCAGGGAATCGCTCTCGTCGTTCGCCCGTATCAACTCAAGAAAATCCACCGGTTCCGGCGGTGTCAAAGTAATCTCCGTACCCAAACCACCCGCATTGCTTGCCGTCCCCAACACGACCGGATCGCCCGCGCTAGGTTTCGGGATGAATCGCACCGTAATCGAAGTCATGAAATTGAAGTCGCCGCTCGTCGCGACGAGATGCGCGTTAATCAGATTCAACGCGCTCAGTCGCACAAATCCCGAAAGGTCAATTCCCCCAACATTCAGAACCTCATCCTGCAATTCCTGTTCGGATGGCATATCGCAGAAGTCGTCCGACCATACGATAGGGGCTCCATCCTTGGGCAGGAAGATGCTCTGAAGGATAGTCGACTCACCTATTGCCTGAGTCACGCGAACAGGCCCGATCTCGATAGTCCCTTGCGGAGTGCAGGAAGTGCCAATTGCCAATACGGACGCCACTGCTAGACACGAAGCGCGTTTTAGGAGTAAGGCTCTCTTCATAATCATTCCCCTTCCGTCCACATGCCATGACAACCGTCGCAGGCAGGAATGTCAGCCCTTCACCTCTCGAAACATCCCTCGCGGTCTTTCCATTTCATCACGGCAGCAGTCCACGGAAGTCATGAGTCAGAAAGAGCTTATTTCGCGTTCTCCTGCATCCACCTCAGACACGCTTTCGCCGAGTCAGCCGCGGGTTGCGCCCGGTCCTTCAGCGCCTCAGGCTCCCCCTCACCCAACAAAGCCTGTGCGAAGTCTCCACTTCGGATGACCCACGAAGTCGCCAAATACCCCATCATCTTCTCCGACGGTGCGCGATACGCGCACTTCAGGAACGCCAACGCCGCTTCCGAATTCTTCCAACTCGACGGCCACACACGGAAACCTTTCTCCTGAAACAATCGCACCCAGGGATAGTCCTCCTGCAACGAGTAATGCCAGTCGCAAATCACAATGTCCTTGGGGATCATGTCGATCGCGGGCGCCGTCCCCTTGTCGCTGGCCTCCCAGCCATCCCCGGAATTGGGATCGCTCTTGTCCAGCAACCGGTCGCCCCACATCATCATCGTCAGCTTCCGCTCGCCCACCAAGTGCTTGTGAAGCCCGTTCACCGCGTGCGCAAACAACTCCGCCGGATCCTTGCCTGCACACCGTGGGCACTTCGGACTCGCAAACACCAGCACCTCGTCCATACCTACGTGAATGGCATCCGATCCGAATGTGTCTATCAGTTCGTCCAGAAGATCATTCACGATCGGATATACATCCGGATGCAACGGACACCAATTCTTCAGAGTCATCGCTCGTTTCTCTTCGGAGAAATCGGGCACCTCCTCAAACTCCGGGTGCTTCGCCATCAACGGAAAGATCATGGCCCCTTTAACCCACGACTGGTGCCCAAGGCAGTTGAACTGCGGTATCAACCGGATCTTCCGTTCCCTGCAAAACTGGGCCAAATCGCGCGCGCCCGCTTTCGACATCGCCTTGTCGAACCGCATGTCCGGATGCGACTCGAATTCGAAGTTGTATCCCACCTCATACACGATCGTATTCACACCGAGAGGAACCAGCACGTCATTAATGGCCCGCTTCAACACCGGCAGCCCCTCGTCACCGCCCGCCGGCCCCCACGCCATCACGTGCACGCCGCGCCACGATTCTGCCTGGGCATTCAAACATGCCATACTCAGAATCACCGCGAGACTACTGAAGACACTTCGCATGTGCCCCCACACCTTCTCCGTCAATGTCTATTCCAACACGCAACCAGTTCGATCAGATCCACTGGGTTCTTCTAGGTGCTTGCGGTGGACTTCCTCAACACCTCCCACACCACACTTAACACGTATCCCATCACCATACTCACCACCAACCCGACTATTCCCCACCACAGCCAAGACACGCGCGCTCCTACCGAAACCACGACCGCCAATCCCGCTACGGTACCCATCAATACACCCACCGAATTGGCGCGCTTGCTCAACACCCCCAACAGAAACATCGCTACGACAGGCCCCACCAGAAAACTGGTGATCTTCCCCGTCATTTCCAGAATGGTCCCAAGACTTCCCACATAGAACGCGGCCCCCGTGGCCCCGAATCCCAAGATCAAAGTCCCCACGCGCCCCGCGCGAAGATAGTGCTCATCTGTCTTCCACGGCTTATGCAGGAAGCGCTTATAGAAGTCCATCACTACGACCGTCGCCACGGAATTCAGCCCCGAACTGAAGCTACCCATCGTTGCCGCGATAATCCCCGCGATCAGCAATCCCGAAACCCCAACCGGCATCCCATACGTGATGAAATGCGGCAACACGCGGTTCATCGCTTTCACGGAATCCGAAGGATCCAGGCTCAACAATGACATCATCATGATGGGGTGCTGCTGGTAATACGCGAAGAGCATCGTCCCTACCAGGTACAGCGCCAGCGTGACAGGGACCACCAGGATCGACTGGCCCACCGCGCTCTTGATAAGGTGCGTCATCGATTTGGCCGTGAAATACCGCTGCACGATCACCTGGTCCACGCCATACGAAGACACATTGTTCACGAGGCTCATCGCAATGAGTCCCCACACGGTAAACTCCGCGCTCAGACTCCAATCGAAGCTTGCCATCCGCGTCTTGCCATGTACCGCGGCAATCCCCCAGATTGTCGAGAAGTCTCCGCCAAAGTCGTACAGCACGAAGGACAACGCCACAATAATCCCAAACGTCAGCACGCAGAAGTGGATCACATCACACCAGATCACCGCCTCGATTCCCCCGAGCATGGTGTACAGCGTCGTAAGCAATCCCATCATCAGAATGCAGAACACCAGGTTTGCCCCGGTCACCACCGACAACGCGAGCGCGGGCGTATAGATCACGCACGCCAGCCAACCGCCTCGATTCAGCAGGAACAATGCCGCCGCCAAGGAACGCACGCTCACGTCAAACCGGCGTTCCAGGTACTCGTACGCCGTAAATACCTTCAGCCGGTAGAACACCTGTACGACCACAGACACGGCAAATAGCACCGCGACGGGGAAGATGATGATGCTTAACGCATACCGGAGATCGTGCTGGAACGCCATGGCGGGCGCGCCCATGTAACTCACAGCGCTCAGATCCGACGCGATTACCGACAACGCGATCGGCAGCCACTTGAATGAACGTCCCGCAAGAAAAAAATCCGAAGTCGTCTTCTGCCTGCGCGCGAACATGCTACCAATGGCGACGATGCCAATGATGTAGACCACCATGATCAACGCGTTGAGCGTCACCCAACCGTGCATAGTTCTACGTCCCCCAAAAGAAATCCCTACACCCTGTCTCGGTCAAACTCCAACGACACTACCCGCAGCCAAACCCAAATACAAACATTCTTCACTCCAAAATCCAAAATTCTCCCCCGTCCTCCCCGTAGACTTCGGCATCACCCAACCGGCATCATATCCGCGAACTAACTCCAATGAGGTACCTATGCGACGTTGCCACAAATGCGGCCGCGAATGGATCAGCGAAACCAAGGTCCCCGGCGTCAAAGAATACTGCGAAGGCTGCTCCGCATACCTCCACTGCTGCCTCAATTGCCGATTCTACGAGCCCGCCAAACATAACCAATGCGCCATCCCCACGACGGACTGGGTCGGCGACAAATCCGGCGCGAACTTCTGCGACGACTTCGAGTTCAAACAAACTGGCGCGTCCGCCGACGCCAAAGACTCATCCGCCTCCGCCCGCAACGCATTCGAGAATCTCTTCGGCGCCTCCGACCAGGCCACTCCAAGCGTTGACGATTTCAAAAAGCTCTTTGGCGACTAGTCTTGCCCAGTTCCCTTTCCTCAAGGCCTGTGGGTCTCAGGTCTCATCAGCTCATGGGTCTCATGGGTCCCATGGGTCCCATCGGTCCCTTTTCCCCACCACCCACACACACTCCCGTTTGACGCATACAAGTCTTAGTGGTACAGTCAGATGGGGTCGGGGTGATTGATATAGCGAGGTTAGGTGTGGAGAAACAGGATTCCGCTCGGCGCATGCTCGTCGTAGACGACGAACCTGGCATGCGGCACTTCCTAGAAGGTATCTTCAAGGATAGAGGTTTCGACGTTACCGCCGTTTCCAACGGCGAAAAGGCTATCCAACTCTTGCAGGACCAGGCCTTTGACGTCGTCATCACCGATCTGAAGATGCCTGGCAAGGACGGCCTTGCCGTTCTTCGCGCGGCACGCGCAGCCACCATCGAAAGCCCCGTCATTCTCGTCACGGCATACGCCACCATCGAGACCGCCGTCGACGCCATGCGTATGGGGGCGCGCGACTTCATCCAAAAGCCTTTCCGCATGGATGAAATCGAGCTTAAAGTCGACAAGATCGTCGGCGAATCCCGCGCGACTACCCGCCCCCTCGAGGGCCGACGCATCATCGACTCCGGCGACCGCAAGATGGTTGGCGACAGCGCGGAAACGAAGCATCTCCTGAAGATGATTCAGAAGATTGGCGCCAGCCGCAGTTCGGTCCTCATCACCGGACCCAGCGGGACCGGCAAAGAACTCGTCGCGCGCGCCATCCACGACGCCAGCCCCCGCAAGGAGCGCCCTTTCGTCGCGCTGAACTGCGCCGCCCTCGCCCCCGGGGTGCTCGAAAGCGAGTTATTCGGTCACGAACGCGGCGCATTCACCGGGGCCGTCGGCCAACGCGCCGGCCGTTTTGAACGTGCACACACCGGCACGCTCTTCCTGGACGAAGTCGGCGAAATCGACCCGAACATCCAGACAAAGCTGTTGCGTGTGTTGCAGGAAGGCGAATTCGAACGCGTCGGCGGCACAGTCCCCGTCAAAGTCGATGTCCGTATCGTCGCGGCCACCAACCGCGACCTGCGCGAAGCCATCAAGGCGGGCACCTTCCGCGAAGACTTCTATTACCGGCTGAACGTCTTCTCCATCCGCGTCGAAGCGCTCAAGAACCGCATAGACGATATCCCCGCACTCGTGGACCATTTCCTCCGCAGATTCAGCCAGGAAACCGGCAAGAACGTCGTCGGCGTCGAAGACGAAGTCATGACCTTCTTCATGCAATATCCGTGGCCGGGCAATGTTCGCGAGCTGGAAAACATCCTCGAACGCGCGGTCGTACTGGCGGAAGGCGCAACCATCACGCTCGGAGAAATCCCCGAAGACATGCTCTCCATCCGGGAGGAACCTGCGCCCGTATTCGTGCCCGCCCCCGATTCGGCCTCGCTTATCGAGCGCACCGACCAACTCGAAAGCGAAATGATTGCCGCTGCCCTGCAGCGTTTCCGGTGGAATAAGACGAAGGCCGCCGATCACCTCGGCATTAAGCGCACGACCTTGCAGTACAAGATCAAGAAGTACGGGTTGGAATAACGTTAGGCGGGCAAGAAGCTACTCTTGCCAATACGGATTCGTCGGCGCGTGGCTGCGTTTTTTTCGCTTCTTCTCGGGTTTATCTACTTCTACCCCGTACCGCGTATACGCCACATCCCGCTTGCGCTTGCGCTCGGCCCGCGCCGCCTCTCTGGCGGCCGAACGCGTGGACTTCGTTGACGATTTCACGTTCCCCTGATTCGAATACTGGCTCGCATACCGCTGTGCCCACGTCTTGTAGGCCTTGATGTCCTGCTTTGCCGTCGTGGAAGAGTTGGCGTTCTTGTAGGTCTCTGCGTTCAGCGCCTTCTCAGCCGTCTTCAAGGCCGTGCCAACAATGGCATTCGCCAAATCGTTGACCGCGCTCACGGTCTGGCAGCTCGGCAACACCAGCAACGCAGCAACTCCAAATACAAACCACCGTAGCCAGCGCATCCGCCGCATCTCCCTTCTTCAACAGGTTAATGCAACTACGATAACCGGATGCCCCGTCCCCGTCAAGTAATTATCTTCGCTGACTCACAGTCCCGGCCATCCTTGGCCATCATGGCTGTCCCCCAGTTGTGGCGGGGTCCCTGACCCAGCCACTCTTACGATCGCAGGTCTCTGGCCATCCCTGGCCCTTCCACGGCTGTCCCTGCCGCCCATGCGAACCCAACGCCT is a window encoding:
- a CDS encoding MlaD family protein, with the translated sequence MPARKHDFTATEIKAGMLVLVSIGLFIVFLAVINGYRPKQNEQVFVCYFKDTLGLNRGADVRFGGVKVGRVRTIVPDKERLSYIRVEAVVPPDLPVNVDSVAYVSQTTLTAEKHLEIATGEPESVKLASGAEIKVREGDLFNQAGQVAGSIKDVLDDVQALLGVQEAKEKAEDGEVTSTVAKLFEGFDKAVEEGTGLVSDARGIVDSNREEIDGAIKRVQEIENSANELVTQLNGLVSENRESLKASLEKVPKIVDRVAELAEDLDEISASLQATLDESARLGETANDALNDYRPIIEDTVVDLRQTVRHLRDFSETIAEEPAAVIRGSTPRGRKNDQ
- a CDS encoding ABC transporter ATP-binding protein, coding for MANESEHIIEVEDLVVKYGERTVLDGISFKVRRGEVFVILGGSGCGKTTLLRNLVGLMRPHSGRILFDGKDFTAMSDTERIDVRKKMGMCFQGAALFNSMSLADNVALPLREHTKLEESTIEIMTKIKLELVGLGGFEEYLPAELSGGMKKRAGLARAMAMDPMVIFYDEPSAGLDPIVAAGLDALIRNLQKTFNLTSVVVTHEIASVRLIADTVCLLNGGRIVEMGALSSLEASQHPFVRQFFERRPEEEGDDREEYIRSLTKTP
- a CDS encoding ABC transporter permease, giving the protein MTALTVVVGTTGRVTLNALHAYCRVSVLIVGTVNWVLIQPLRGRGLRVRSTVSHFVEFGVNSLPIVALICFLVGAIIAMQSAYQLARFGAMQYIANLVGVAAMRELAPLMTAVLLTGRSGSAITAEIGTMKVAEEIDALEVMGVNPTKFLVAPKFIAMLFAIPCLTVLATFIMILGGYTLTVGILKIDSGVYIANTISSLTMKDFATGFTKSIFFALVICWVGVYRGFQVEGGAEGVGRMTTSSVVTSIFFIIIVDLVFTAVFFF
- a CDS encoding STAS domain-containing protein; amino-acid sequence: MELEIHQTEEGGKSVITVRGEVDLYSSPRLRDAVTKAAAKGNGDIHVDLKGVPYMDSSGVATLVEGFRAANDKKKQFVLLAPSQAVLKVLQLSRLDSVFVIREDA
- a CDS encoding ATP-binding protein: MGSAARKPVLQGDPVVHSSTPGVGERVEREDIRIELASDPKLLRSVRALVRTYLLSADVDSERASEIVLGVDEACTNVIRHSYGGRPDGRLQLSMQCTDEAIVFRLCDSGDPVSLERCARREMSTVDEIARDGGGLGVQLMYRVFDSVNYSPGLETGNCVTLRVQRASTRAKCGDHGA
- a CDS encoding SpoIIE family protein phosphatase, which produces MQQAFLVCRSARGDIRRIPVGASITVGRSIDCGCVIDDAAASRRHVRISYYKGVYRWKDLGSTNGTLYNGVELGEGELKHGDKLQIGEAVIEFEVKSGGDEEGLGSTTMIQESMVDWKDSGAHPTKEDRSEKLLRAVYSVMSEIASNYELCPLVDRILETTIKAVDAQRGVIVFAEEDVEGLLPCPECKKFHAIENGRLKHVRDKDFRISSTVAHRVLTQGESLLIQDTGGPGEVNPSESIVSLHLRSIICAPLRGKFGILGILYMDTDRANQQYTHEDMLLSTAVGNSAGLALENARMHSQILDKYRTDQEIEHAWAIQDGFLVHAWPEDDKRFSVYGEMRPAKTVGGDFYDFVRPDADHVGILIGDVSGKGVPAALTMAQLLAEFRLCAKEETSPTKVLRMLNEGLVDRSRFGTFCTLAYLVIDLRNGTVRCCNAGHHPALAIGRGSVRVFAGASGPPVGVLLEADWTDSEHQLSPGESVLLYTDGILEARANSTVDKDGALEEFGMEKLREVVHNQGASPKSLVERVHMAVLEYCEPDGPHDDCTMIALKYEG
- a CDS encoding family 20 glycosylhydrolase, with product MRSVFSSLAVILSMACLNAQAESWRGVHVMAWGPAGGDEGLPVLKRAINDVLVPLGVNTIVYEVGYNFEFESHPDMRFDKAMSKAGARDLAQFCRERKIRLIPQFNCLGHQSWVKGAMIFPLMAKHPEFEEVPDFSEEKRAMTLKNWCPLHPDVYPIVNDLLDELIDTFGSDAIHVGMDEVLVFASPKCPRCAGKDPAELFAHAVNGLHKHLVGERKLTMMMWGDRLLDKSDPNSGDGWEASDKGTAPAIDMIPKDIVICDWHYSLQEDYPWVRLFQEKGFRVWPSSWKNSEAALAFLKCAYRAPSEKMMGYLATSWVIRSGDFAQALLGEGEPEALKDRAQPAADSAKACLRWMQENAK
- a CDS encoding sodium/solute symporter (Members of the Solute:Sodium Symporter (SSS), TC 2.A.21 as described in tcdb.org, catalyze solute:Na+ symport. Known solutes for members of the family include sugars, amino acids, nucleosides, inositols, vitamins, urea or anions, depending on the system.) — protein: MHGWVTLNALIMVVYIIGIVAIGSMFARRQKTTSDFFLAGRSFKWLPIALSVIASDLSAVSYMGAPAMAFQHDLRYALSIIIFPVAVLFAVSVVVQVFYRLKVFTAYEYLERRFDVSVRSLAAALFLLNRGGWLACVIYTPALALSVVTGANLVFCILMMGLLTTLYTMLGGIEAVIWCDVIHFCVLTFGIIVALSFVLYDFGGDFSTIWGIAAVHGKTRMASFDWSLSAEFTVWGLIAMSLVNNVSSYGVDQVIVQRYFTAKSMTHLIKSAVGQSILVVPVTLALYLVGTMLFAYYQQHPIMMMSLLSLDPSDSVKAMNRVLPHFITYGMPVGVSGLLIAGIIAATMGSFSSGLNSVATVVVMDFYKRFLHKPWKTDEHYLRAGRVGTLILGFGATGAAFYVGSLGTILEMTGKITSFLVGPVVAMFLLGVLSKRANSVGVLMGTVAGLAVVVSVGARVSWLWWGIVGLVVSMVMGYVLSVVWEVLRKSTAST
- a CDS encoding sigma-54 dependent transcriptional regulator, translating into MEKQDSARRMLVVDDEPGMRHFLEGIFKDRGFDVTAVSNGEKAIQLLQDQAFDVVITDLKMPGKDGLAVLRAARAATIESPVILVTAYATIETAVDAMRMGARDFIQKPFRMDEIELKVDKIVGESRATTRPLEGRRIIDSGDRKMVGDSAETKHLLKMIQKIGASRSSVLITGPSGTGKELVARAIHDASPRKERPFVALNCAALAPGVLESELFGHERGAFTGAVGQRAGRFERAHTGTLFLDEVGEIDPNIQTKLLRVLQEGEFERVGGTVPVKVDVRIVAATNRDLREAIKAGTFREDFYYRLNVFSIRVEALKNRIDDIPALVDHFLRRFSQETGKNVVGVEDEVMTFFMQYPWPGNVRELENILERAVVLAEGATITLGEIPEDMLSIREEPAPVFVPAPDSASLIERTDQLESEMIAAALQRFRWNKTKAADHLGIKRTTLQYKIKKYGLE